The DNA region cattaggACATTATCACCTGGAGCATATATTTATACAATagtattttgttgtgtttgatttttttctattcagaaaaaatttaaatgttgaCACATAAAAGCCAACTTTTCAACAACAGTCATCAGTGCaatattcaaacaaacaaacaaaaaaaaacaaaaaaacaaaacatcaagtTTAAGACAAGCGatgcatatttcatttgttgCCTGATACCAATCTATACCTTGATGTAGTGGATCAGTCGCTTAAGTTACTTGTGGTTGTtccaggtttttaaaaatgggaaGTTTGTCAGTCTGGATGACTGTTTAACGCAGCCACATGGGGGACCTCATGAGAAGCGcacaatctctctctcacacacacacacacacaaaacctttCGCAACATCTTCTCATGAGGTGATCCAGTGCTGCTGTGAAGCTTCTATACAACTGTTGGCCATTTGAGCAgtaggctttaaaaaaataacatcaacattaataaaaaaaaaattaaaaaaagaaacatacaaGCAGCATTGATACAAATGTTAGGGTGCCATgactttcaaaatgcagcaGGCAAGTTTATGgaaccaattttttttttccttttctgtgacATCCTGCAATAGTCATGTGTTGTTGTCTTTAAAGTCTTCATCGTCCAACAGTAATAGGGTCCTGCTCAGTAGTAGTAACTATTCCAAAGCCTTGGCTCCTGCAGCTACCCCGTACAAACACTGGGGGCGCACAAGGCTCCGCATATTTTGTGCAATAAAACTCCCTGCATTTACAAGTCATGCGATACAATTCCATTTTTTTGTATGActggaaaaaatagaaaaaaacaaaaaacaaaacaggctgatgaagacagagagaaagagaaaagtggAGGCTTATAGGGAAAGCATGCAAtaatggcagtgtgtgtgtgtgtgtgtgtgtgtgtgtgtgcgtgtgtgtgtgtgtctgtgtgtgtgtgtgtgtgcgtgtttgtgtgtgtgagagagagagagagagagagagagagagagagagagagagagagagagagagagagagagagagagagccacaCACTCCCTTTCAGAAAGGCAAAATGATGCTTGTCAGAATTGGTTTGGTTGTAGTGTAAAATAAACTGTCCCGAATGAAGATGCAGGaatgggggggagggggggggggggggtttcattGCATCTTCTGAGTGAAGTCCATCTGTCTGTTAGGCTACATAGCacgaaaaaagcaaaaaaaacatactggcATGTAGATGACCACAGACAAACTGTGAATCTCTTCAGACTCCAAACAACGTGGCAGAGTGGTGAGAGAGCTGAACAACTTGAGAATACTTAATAGTCGAGGTAGCTGGCAAAAGGCAACCAAACAAAGTCTTTTGATGGGAGAGGGGGGGTAAAGGGGGTGGTTGGGGGAGTCCTCTTCAGGGTCAACAGGCTATAACAGAGGGGTTTCTGGGATGGGTCTACCTCCACACGGGACAGTTTATACTACGAGTCTGAAGCAGCTTGAGTCACCCTAGATATTCTTACActcatagattttttttaaagaagaaccacaacatatttaaaaatgcatcttCTCAATGTACcttcataaatacaaaaaaaaccccagcctGCTTTCACAGTGATGACTAGGATGttaataaaatactgaaagGAGATTATAAAGTGAATTCCAAATGCGACTTTTTTTTGATACAAAGCGAAAGCAGCGGTTTTAGTAACACAATGACCATTGGCAAAGTGGtcgcactggcctgaaaaaagtTGGACGCCAGCATGGCAAGATCGGCAGAGCGCATTCAGCtactgtctctctttttttctttaaaaaaacagaaacaaagtaaAGCTATTGTGTACAGTACTTCACACATGGATGAAGTCATTTGTTGTTACATAATGATTACACATCTGAAAAGCGTGTTGGATAGCCATAATGCCGCtctttgagttaaaaaaaaagaaaaaagaatcaatttttttttttaaagaaacagacCTCTGGTAGCCAACAGAGGGCAACCCTTCTTCTCTTGTTCATGTGTCTTCCCTTTCAGATATTCCAGCATGCAGCCATGTAGCATCAAGTGCCgtgtttcatataaaaataacttaaaaaggGTTTTAACAATGAGGAGCAACAGGTCAAATCTGCACCCCCTCCCGCCCCTCCCACAAAGAAACTATTCAACTATACTGAGGATGGGAGGTCATGTATAGAAAAAACTGGGCCATCTGCACTCTGgagtccaaacacacacacacacacactgatacacaaaGACTGgcttcttttttatatatgtatgtattcttttttatatatgtatgtatatatttatatatatatgtatatatacatatatatatatatacatatatatatcttgGACGACACGATCTAGTATACACATTCAAGAGGAAAGCTTTAGTACCAACAAACTCACCGAAATGGcgtttcttttttgttaaaagATTCGTGTTGAAGaagctgtggtgtgtgtgtgtgtgtgtgtgtgtgtgtgtgtgtgtgcgcgcgtgcgtgtgtgtgtgtgtgtgtgtgtgtgtgtgtgtgtgtgtgtgtgtgtgtgtgtgtgtgtgtgtgtgtgtgtgtgtgtgtgtgaaccatGCGGTGCTTCACTCAGGAGTGCAGAGAGGGCCCCGTTTGGTTTCCAGTGAGGGAAGATTATTGTGCAGgtctatttttttaatttccttttcataAAATTTGGCACAACTATGTAGATAatggcaatttttttttcatttttaattttttttgcttttacaaGAGCCTGGCTTTCCCCTGTGTTGCAGTTTTATGTTctacttgttgttgttgttttgttatttctcttttcttctgtttttaccTGACAGCAGAGACAGATCACCGGGCGCCAGAAGAGTACTTGGCCTTGGTGATGAGGTATAGCACAATGTCTTGGTGGCCCCCGAAGGCGGCGATGTGTAAAGCGCTCCACCCTTCCCTGTTGGCCAGCCGGATATCTGCACCAAACTTCACCAGCAGTTTTACCAGCTCCAAGTTCCCGTCAATGACGGACTGGTGGAGGGCCGTCTGTCCTTCTGGCCCAAAGGAGTTGACGTTGAACTCGCAGTTTGTCATGTTCTGCAACAACGAGTGCAGCTCCTTGGTGTTGCCCTTCTTCACCGCCTCCTGGAAAACCCTCTGCGGCGCAGAGCAAGTCGACACATCCGCCTGGCTCATGGTTGCAGCTCGCTGGAGTGTTGGGAACCAGTAATCCTGCCTGAGTTCTAAAGCTGATAATAATCGTCTTCTCCCTGTTGAGCGTCTCTGGTCTGGTAACAATGCCACAGTTACACTGGGTTATAACCAGTTATTAAGGCACTTTAAAGtactaaaacagaaaaaagataaCTGTGTATATCCCAAAAAGGACAAGAGAGGAAATAACACACTTGGTGtgcaaaaatgttaatatttgagAGATCCTAAAATCCCTAAAACATAAAGGGTGCTCTCAAGCGATCCAGTGCTCTCTGGATGTAGTTTCCCTctgtagcagcagcaggtagcCTAAAGCAGGGGATGGAGAAGACAGACACCTCCGACTTCACTTGAGGAAGTTGGGCACTATCTCCACAGGGTAACCTCCTCGTTGCTGGATCCCTGCAGGTTTTCCTTGACCTGTTTCCTGGCTACACGTCCTGGTTATATGTCGCTGTTCATGTGGCCAGGGTGTCtgagaaagacaacaaaaaaagacaagagaagTCCGCATGAATCCCGATTCCTCACCAACAGACTGCCACAGAGACCCCACATTCCGCCACATCCAAGAGTGAGAGAAGAGACCTCCGTGCGCACACGTTTACGCACGGATACATTTGCCACTAAATATGTCTGGAAATGTAATCCGCTGCACATTTGTGACTTACCTTGATAAATGGACGGGTCCGTAGCGACGATAACGATAGAAATCCACCGTATGGCCCCGGTCTGTGTCCTCCGCGCGGTCCGAGTCTCTGCCCTGCGCTGCGCTCTGGGGGAATATTTTACGCGTCCTTTATTTGCATGACAATACCTTCCCAAAGAATCAACTGTGGAGGAATGGGCGGAAACCCGAGGAGGTTATAGGCTGCCGGCTCGGCGAGGGGGAGGGACCAGGGCGCTTTGAATGTGCATGGAGGGGGCGTGGTCTCCCTAAAGGGGGAGCCAAATGTTGCTGCAGAGATATTAAACAAGCCGCCCGCAGCAATATTATGGTGAGCTCTATATCCGATCTCCTGTAGCTGACCCCAGGAAGCGGACTGAAAGCCAGAGGCACGGTGCTGCCGGGGCTGTAAACCGCTGAGAAAGGGGGCACGCTGTAAAGGATCATCCACTGGATTATCATTAGCAGGAacttaaaacaaaaagtcaATCAAGGCTCATTGACAGGGATGTAAATGACTAAAGACCATCAGTTAGGATTTTATTCACGCAAAGCGAAAATGCTACTGACATTGAGTAGAAGAACAAGTACAAGTTTTCTCAGAAAACACACTTTGTGAGATCATTTCATGCAACATCAGAATGATTTGATATTCATTAGGATGCTTTTTTGACTCTTACAGGTCAAGGTCGGAAAGCAACTCCAATCACTCCTTTTTATTAAGCAGAAAGAAGCCACAGTTGATTTGTGTACAAAGGTCAAAAAAGttcattatttacttttttttttttttttagcaaaagaGTAAGTGGACTCATTAATGCCCTTTCATGTGAACTGGGGGCTGAAAAGGTGCTGATAATGACATACTATCCAGGAGAGGATGGGGTTTACAGCTATGTGCTGCTGCAGTAAACCAGTAGCTCAACTTTCTCTTCAGTGTCACCCTGAAATGAACAGACTGACCTGTGAACATCTCAGACAAATTATgcacaaatatgaaatgaaataacatGCAAAGACCTGTGGTACGATACGTTGTTTGGAGTGTACACTATATTTCAAATGCACATGCTAAGGTTTAAAACAGGAAgagttttattcttattttccaGAAGGTGATGGCTCAAAGGAAATATAACACTAAAACCTTTAACCCGTGTGATCTTTCAGGACAGGGATTGTTGCCTCTGAACCAAATggtaacagtaaaataaaaaagcctcAAAAGGACTGGGAGTCTCTTACTctcattataaaaaaacaccTCTGAGGAGGAGATTATAGGTGGCTGCTTAAATCATAAACTGCAGATATATTccggttgtttttaaatgactagACGGTGGGacttcaaaatgacaaaagCCCTGCGCTACTTCCTTTTTGCAAGTGAAAAGAGGTGACGCTGTGCGCAGATTGACACGCCGCTCAGCTGCCCCAGCCACCGTGGGAACTGggcgcctgtgtgtgtatgtttgtgagtgtgtgtatatgtgtgtgtgagtaggaAGGTGGTGGTGAAAGATATTGATAGATAGAAACACAGTTCGACAGAAAGAATGTATGAGAAAATGACAGAGATGGATAGGCaaaaggggaaagagagaaatatgtGGAAACCACACTAGGTAAATAGCCTCCCTCGGGCCGTTTGCTCCGTTTGGCGTCCCTATACTTCGTCTTATCTGTGTAACACTTTAAACCGCTCTTCGCTCTGATGGTTTGGCGGCTTTCACACTGTCCTCTTTTTCCCACACTCAGAACTGTACATTTGGCGCACGTCTGTGGCTGCATCTGCCTGCGTTTGTGCGTCAGTGTGGGAGAGTCAGATCCAAACATAATAGGTCACAACCCGATTTATTTCACTcaaaagaaatatgaaaatattaatccgatttattttttgataaataacaGTCTCTTTGATAATTAGAAACAATGTGGCATAGGGACGATAGAAAATGCATGATGAGGAAGAGCCATGTCATTTATAGAAGATCATTAGTTAAGCTGTAGCAGGTGTCAATGTAGGTCAGAAATAAGGCTACCTGAAACTCAGTTTAAGTGAACAATTTAACCAGTTCTAAATAAGCGCAGAAGTCGGTTTATTAGGCCACAAACCACAGagacagtatttatttatgttatgttactACAGAAACTAACCTGACCATGGATTAAACAAACTCtaaaaatgatataataacCTTCTTATTTTTCGGTGGTCATGGTATAAGTGTTATAATGCACTCCAAAGACTCTCAGTATAGAAAATAACAGTCACATCCACCTCGTACATTATTTTCCCATATCTGAACACCCCAGAATTACTTAGTAACTACATTGATCACTGATTTAAAAGGACCATATAAGCAGTAAGGTGAGTCGAACTGAATTTCCCAGTTCCATTATTGTCTTTAACACGACATCTTAAGTTGCattattaaagtttaaaatatgGCCgcttaacaaaaacacatctgtgaaGTTAAGAGATAGATAATCAGTGGTAAAGTTAGTTCAGTGATTGAACTGATAATGTAAAGTAAAACGTATCGCTGCTATGGTTATCTGTAGTAAAAACATAGCTTATCTGttgtttaaaggttttaaagtaTTACTGTCAGACATCAgaaacaaatattaaatgtgaCCATGATGAATGCTTAGATATGCTTTATATATGCTTCAAGATCTTTGACTTTAGGACCTGCTCGTGTGAGAATAAAGAGTTAACCTTGGGCCAGAGTGTTTGCGGAGGTTACTATGATTCATCTGTTTTTGATACTTTTAGGTGCATCTGCAGGTGACTGTTTGCcgaatattttctgtttgttcctCTGCAACAAGTGGCCTGCAGCTGCAAATGATTCAAAACAAAGACCGTGGCTCTGACTCATTCACAGAGATGTGGTGAGTACCCAACCCAGACCTTTTCAATGCGTTAACAAGGTCTAGGTACTCACCACATCTAAACagatgtgtgttcctctctaCAGTCGTCCTTTGGCACAGCAATGACCCGCACATAAGCATTTAACTTCTGGGTTACTAAGATCAGTATGCGTTTTGATTATGtttatagatgtgtgtgttttttttctcttagtgTTAGTGAATGGTGCAGAACATCTTCTGGAAAATCAGGAACATCTGTCCGCTATCAGAACTTTGGCTGCAGCGCGTCTGGACACTTGGAAGACATTTGCACAGACCGCAGGAGCCAAAAGTTTCTCCGATTGGATGAGTTTCTCCCCCAAACTCTGTGGCATTTGCTCTCCTCTCATTGCCCCCCACCACTTTGCTCCGGCTGTCTGTCTCGGTAATGTTTCTCTGGGAAGCAGACACAATCAGATACAATAGGTATATTTATTCAAGTACAGAtacaatttagttttttaagcaATGCCGATTTCTACCAATTATGATTACACTACTTATGtcaataattatgtttttttgggaATGAACAGAAAGCTAAAAttcagtttatattatatttataaaggTATTCCATGCCTGCGTAAAAGCGCACGCCACCAATAATCTTTTAAGTCATCCTGAAGTGAGTATAGTCAGGTTTCATTGGCACAAAGGCTTTGGTGAAGCGAATACTTCTCAAACTCTTAAATGGATAGTCATGACAGAGATAATACAggtctattctattctattctatttgcGCAGCCATATCTCTGTCCTATTACTATGTTGATAAATAAgatgtgtttgtcttttccaGCGACAAAGAAAGAACCCAGCGTCGTGCGTGCAGTGCAGTGATGTGTGGCTGCCTTGTAAACGGAGCGCCGGATAGATCGGGGCAGTTCAGTGCGCAGGGCCGAGGTTTGGCGCCGAGACCCGGGGCAGCTGGGGCCAGACGAGACGGGAGGAGCCTCCCGTCCCGGATGTTGTGCGCACGCATGTCGCTAAAGAGGAGAGCCCAGATAGGAAAAAACAAGAGGGGAAATACATGTATAACTGTCACGTAGAAATgtctatatttctttcttttttttttatcaggacGCTTTGGCAACATTGTTATTTGACATTCTTGCCAGAAAGCATGctgaacaagagagagagagagagagagagagagagagagagagagagagagagagagagagagagagagagagagagagagagagagagagagagagagagagagagagagagatgacgtTTTACCGGGAGGGAGGGTCTTCTGAATCCAATTCATTCCGGGTACCACGTGTCCTCGGAGCGTGGGAAAGAGGCGAGCTTTTCTTCCCAGCAAAGAAAGAGCAAGGATCAAATAACACGGTGCTGCAGCAGAAAGCTTGCGCTCTGCAGAGAGGCAGGGGCTGCGACCACCCGGACAAGGACAGGacaagacacacagagaagggCTTATTTGGGAGCTAGGGTGTCGACTTCATTCATAGTAATAAAAAATAGCCTTGTAGCTTGATGTTACAGTACTTATTATATAGTCTACTTCAAAAAAAAGAGCGTATGGCAACATGCCAAATTTCTTTGGGCAGTCCAGGATGTATGTTTGAGAAAAATGGGTCATAATATATACAACTACGCTGAGAGAGGTAACTAAAAAGTAAGCGGTTTGATCGACCCTCATTTTGCGgatataaatattgtttgtatttttcttttttaaatatcacgCAGACAAGATCAGGCTATATTCTCTCCTCCAGACTGATCTCAACGACCATCTTCTGCTGGAAAGATTAGTCATGCAAACCTGATAGTCATCAACCTATCCCACACCTGAACGTCTAAtttgagatttaaaaataataataataatgataatactagTTGGAAATCCGTTTCCATGAATTCAATGcatgactgaatgaataaacaaatgagAACAGAATATTTCCACAGGGACTTAAAGTGTGACTGTCAGCTGGCAAAGTAAGACAAGTATTTGGCATCGCTACAAAAAAGTTGATATTTTATTAACACACATAAGACTATAGATTATAAAGggtttattgttgtttaataaatgtttcatatatCAATTAGAAGCCATACAACCTTTGGGTTTAAACTTCGAGAAAAATGCCTTTGGCTGGtgtttaacccccccccccaaaaaaaaaaaaaatctgcccaCACCTCCAATTTTTCAGAAATTCATATTGAGCAAAAATATTACACAGAGAAATCTCAATCATAATCTGTTTATTggcaatatattaatatttagaATTGCAGACCTGGATTATTATGATCACACTTCATTAATGACCGATTAACATTTTGAAGTGACACACTGGATGAGGGAATACACCAGAGACTTCACAACCTCACACCCAAAATGTATTACTTAATTTTAAAGCCATTGTAAATGGTTTATTAACCATTAACTATTACATCAGTTACAACACATTAAGGTTGCTTTATTAAAGAGTGGTAACAATACTCCTAATGAGGTAGTTTGTGAAATGAGTCagcaaatgtaatatttacagTAGGAGTaatccaaatatattaaattaaaagacacaagtataacaaataaacatattatatCATCACTGGCTGCTTTACCTGAGAACTTGTAAGTCGTGTCTGAGACAGACGGAATCCACATGATCTCCTTTTGTCCAAGACAGCCTCTTTTTGGAGGGGTAGCCTAGATGTCTGATTTCCCACATGGGAGCAGCAGGTTCAGATCCGGAGCACCGAGGCTCCCCCAGCACTCCTAACAATGAACAGTGAACTTCACACTCACAGATACGGACACCCACTTTTGTAATGTTATTCTTCGGAGGTGACAATACTTATAATGTCCTGACAGATAACTGTATTATAGATGGTGTAACATTACTTACTGCAACAAAAGCCCCTAAGCCTACAGTTTGTAATGCCATATTGGTTATGCAATTGGTAATATGGTGTTATGTGACATACATATAGAGGTCCTGACCTGTCAGTCACACATGTGATGGTGAAAAGCTTCTTTCAAATGACTTCGATTGATGAAAAAGAAGCGACACTGGTTAGgataaaaacttttttccaaAGTtatttgtatttccttttttttcaacagaCAAGAGACAGCAGCTCAGTGTTTGCGAAATTACGAtataataatcatcattataTTGTCTGTATGTTATTTAGAGAAGCTTTTAAACGTCTGACTTCCCACTGCAGCTGTTGTGATTCAgttactgaaaaacacatttacctCAGTGATTCACAGTATGAGCCGTCTTTGGAAATCATTGTGGCTTTTTTGATGCAAGTTAAGTGATCGGTGAAATGACGTGCACATCTGCCAACGGTTAAGACTTCTTAGACTTTAACTCAGCCTTACAATGCAATGCATAGTATGTACTTGTCCAGAAAACACCAGGAAATCTTGTTTAATTGCAGAATTTTCCACACTAGatcttttaaaacctttttgtGCAATCCTGTGTTCTGCAAACACATAAAGCCAATGTGGGATTTgtgaacagaggagaggaggttgGAAAGGACGGTATGAGAAAATATGAAGGGATTCAGGCAGTATGTGTTGGGTTACTCTGTGACCCG from Scomber scombrus chromosome 15, fScoSco1.1, whole genome shotgun sequence includes:
- the nrarpa gene encoding notch-regulated ankyrin repeat-containing protein A, coding for MSQADVSTCSAPQRVFQEAVKKGNTKELHSLLQNMTNCEFNVNSFGPEGQTALHQSVIDGNLELVKLLVKFGADIRLANREGWSALHIAAFGGHQDIVLYLITKAKYSSGAR